The following proteins are encoded in a genomic region of Streptomyces collinus Tu 365:
- a CDS encoding branched-chain amino acid ABC transporter substrate-binding protein yields MRQRSLIAITAALAAGALTLTACGSRDSGDKGSDSGNGGGTTVVIGVDAPLTGDLSALGLGIRNSVDLAAKQANKKNYVKGVTFKIEAKDDQAQPSSGQTNATGFVGEKDVLGVVGPLNSSVAQSMQKVFDDAKLVEVSPANTSPDLTQGPDWRKSKTRQYKSYFRTATTDAIQGPFAAQYVFNKAKKTKAFVIDDKKTYGAGLAGTFTDEFKKLGGKIVGTEHINPDTKDFSAVATKVKNSGAQVVYYGGEYPQAGPLSKQIKAAGAKIPLVGGDGIYADDFIKLAGASGTGDLATSVGAPVETLDSAKEFVDNYKAAGYKEAYAAYGGYSYDSAWSIIEAVKKVVDDNGGKLPSDARAKVTAAMQSVSFDGVTGKVSFDEYGDATNKQLTVYSVTGGAWKAVESGTYNGS; encoded by the coding sequence GTGCGTCAACGTTCGCTCATCGCCATCACCGCCGCCCTGGCGGCGGGAGCGCTCACCCTCACCGCCTGCGGCTCGCGCGACAGCGGCGACAAGGGCTCGGACTCCGGCAACGGTGGTGGCACCACCGTCGTCATCGGCGTCGACGCCCCGCTGACCGGCGACCTGTCCGCGCTCGGCCTGGGTATCAGGAACTCCGTGGACCTGGCGGCCAAGCAGGCCAACAAGAAGAACTACGTCAAGGGCGTCACCTTCAAGATCGAGGCGAAGGACGACCAGGCGCAGCCCTCCTCCGGCCAGACGAACGCCACCGGCTTCGTCGGCGAGAAGGACGTCCTCGGTGTCGTCGGCCCGCTGAACTCCTCCGTGGCCCAGTCGATGCAGAAGGTCTTCGACGACGCCAAGCTGGTCGAGGTCTCCCCGGCGAACACCAGCCCGGACCTGACCCAGGGCCCGGACTGGCGCAAGTCGAAGACGCGCCAGTACAAGTCGTACTTCCGTACCGCGACCACGGACGCCATCCAGGGCCCGTTCGCCGCCCAGTACGTCTTCAACAAGGCCAAGAAGACCAAGGCCTTCGTCATCGACGACAAGAAGACCTACGGCGCCGGCCTGGCCGGGACGTTCACCGACGAGTTCAAGAAGCTCGGCGGCAAGATCGTCGGCACCGAGCACATCAACCCCGACACCAAGGACTTCTCCGCGGTCGCCACCAAGGTGAAGAACTCGGGTGCGCAGGTCGTCTACTACGGTGGCGAGTACCCGCAGGCCGGTCCGCTGAGCAAGCAGATCAAGGCCGCCGGCGCCAAGATCCCGCTGGTCGGCGGCGACGGCATCTACGCCGACGACTTCATCAAGCTGGCCGGCGCCTCCGGCACCGGTGACCTGGCGACCTCGGTCGGCGCGCCGGTGGAGACGCTCGACTCCGCCAAGGAGTTCGTCGACAACTACAAGGCGGCGGGCTACAAGGAGGCGTACGCGGCGTACGGCGGCTACTCCTACGACTCGGCGTGGTCGATCATCGAGGCCGTGAAGAAGGTCGTCGACGACAACGGCGGCAAGCTGCCGTCCGACGCCCGCGCGAAGGTGACCGCCGCGATGCAGAGCGTCTCCTTCGACGGTGTGACCGGCAAGGTCTCCTTCGACGAGTACGGTGACGCGACCAACAAGCAGCTGACCGTGTACTCCGTCACGGGCGGTGCGTGGAAGGCCGTGGAGTCCGGCACCTACAACGGCAGCTGA
- a CDS encoding branched-chain amino acid ABC transporter permease, whose translation MNELPQQLVNGLLLGSMYGLVAIGYTMVYGIVQLINFAHGEIFMTGAFGALTVYAYILPDGTSMWVALPLMLVGAVLVAVTVAVGAERFAYRPLRTAPRLAPLITAIGLSLALQQAVWAWYPGAKSARTFPSIPGGPFEIGNVTIQTGDVFLVAAAPISMAILAYFVMRTRTGRGMQATAQDPDTAKLMGVNTDRIIVIAFALGAAFAAVGSVAYGLKYGQIDFRMGFILGLKAFTAAVLGGIGNIYGAMLGGLVLGVAEALSTAYIADIPGMDKFGSQSWADVWAFVLLILVLLFRPQGLLGERVADRA comes from the coding sequence GTGAACGAACTGCCGCAGCAGCTGGTCAACGGCCTGCTACTAGGATCCATGTACGGGCTGGTCGCCATCGGCTACACGATGGTCTATGGCATTGTCCAGCTCATCAACTTCGCCCACGGCGAGATATTCATGACCGGCGCGTTCGGCGCGCTCACGGTCTACGCGTACATCCTTCCCGACGGCACCTCGATGTGGGTGGCCCTGCCGCTGATGCTCGTCGGGGCCGTCCTCGTCGCCGTCACGGTCGCCGTCGGGGCGGAACGGTTCGCCTACCGCCCGCTGCGCACCGCCCCGCGCCTCGCGCCGCTCATCACCGCCATCGGCCTCTCGCTGGCCCTGCAGCAGGCGGTGTGGGCCTGGTACCCGGGCGCCAAGTCCGCCCGTACCTTCCCGAGCATCCCGGGCGGCCCCTTCGAGATCGGCAACGTCACCATCCAGACCGGCGACGTCTTCCTGGTCGCCGCGGCACCGATCAGCATGGCGATCCTCGCCTACTTCGTGATGCGCACCCGCACCGGCCGCGGCATGCAGGCCACCGCGCAGGACCCGGACACCGCGAAGCTGATGGGTGTCAACACCGACCGCATCATCGTGATCGCGTTCGCCCTGGGCGCCGCCTTCGCCGCCGTCGGTTCGGTCGCCTACGGCCTGAAGTACGGTCAGATCGACTTCCGCATGGGCTTCATCCTCGGTCTGAAGGCGTTCACCGCGGCCGTCCTCGGTGGTATCGGCAACATCTACGGCGCCATGCTCGGCGGCCTCGTCCTCGGTGTCGCCGAGGCTCTGTCCACCGCCTACATCGCGGACATCCCCGGCATGGACAAGTTCGGCAGCCAGTCCTGGGCAGACGTCTGGGCGTTCGTACTCCTCATCCTCGTGCTGCTGTTCAGGCCACAGGGCCTGCTCGGCGAGCGCGTCGCGGACAGGGCGTGA
- a CDS encoding branched-chain amino acid ABC transporter permease — MTTQTTASETPETPETASAPEAARTGLIGLPTAFGRALATGGGALTIVSTFLAWTWTAAFPGDLTVYGYPGGLQVLVLIGGVLTTLFGLASYGVKGLGRLAPGSADSAVKTAALGTFATAWYTVIAISAKLGGVVNLEPGGYLVAVATLAALVGALALPFERPAPDPIDPDDSSWEKFRHARRQDWSTFKAAFAAEAPAPGRKLPAYAEILVIVAAMALGLLVFTYGIGTEYDELFIGFLITAGFGFGALAKAGLVARVSAITARHRNITMTGAFLAAAAFPFTQSDDQYATIGVYILIFATVALGLNIVVGLAGLLDLGYVAFLGVGAYTAALVSGSTSSPLHVNMPFWASALCGAAVAMVFGVLIGAPTLRLRGDYLAIVTLGFGEIFRITVLNMDGTSGPDVTNGSNGISSIPNLNILGFDFGQEHQLFGATVGRFANYFLLMLLITLIVVVVFRRSSDSRIGRAWIAIREDETAALAMGINGFRVKLIAFALGACMAGLAGSVQAHVTYTVTPEQYQFAHVVPPNSAFLLAAVVLGGMGTISGPLVGASLLYLIPAKLQFLGDYQLFAFGVALVLLMRFRPEGLIPNRRRQLEFHEETEAPAVLSKAGA, encoded by the coding sequence ATGACCACACAGACCACCGCATCCGAGACCCCGGAGACCCCGGAGACCGCGAGCGCTCCCGAGGCCGCGCGGACCGGCCTCATCGGCCTGCCCACCGCCTTCGGCCGGGCCCTCGCCACCGGCGGCGGCGCGCTGACGATCGTCTCCACCTTCCTCGCCTGGACCTGGACCGCCGCGTTCCCCGGCGACCTCACCGTCTACGGCTACCCGGGCGGCCTGCAGGTCCTCGTCCTGATCGGCGGCGTCCTCACCACCCTGTTCGGCCTCGCCTCCTACGGCGTCAAGGGCCTGGGCCGGCTCGCCCCCGGCAGCGCCGACAGCGCCGTGAAGACGGCCGCGCTCGGCACCTTCGCCACCGCCTGGTACACCGTCATCGCCATCAGCGCCAAGCTCGGCGGTGTGGTCAACCTGGAGCCCGGCGGCTACCTCGTCGCCGTCGCCACGCTGGCCGCCCTGGTCGGCGCCCTGGCCCTGCCGTTCGAGCGGCCGGCCCCGGACCCCATCGACCCCGACGACTCCTCCTGGGAGAAGTTCCGGCACGCCCGCCGCCAGGACTGGAGCACCTTCAAGGCGGCCTTCGCGGCCGAGGCCCCGGCCCCGGGCCGGAAGCTGCCCGCGTACGCCGAGATCCTCGTCATCGTCGCGGCCATGGCGCTCGGCCTGCTGGTCTTCACCTACGGCATCGGCACCGAGTACGACGAGCTGTTCATCGGCTTCCTGATCACCGCCGGTTTCGGCTTCGGCGCGCTCGCCAAGGCCGGGCTCGTGGCCCGGGTCTCGGCGATCACCGCGCGGCACCGCAACATCACCATGACCGGCGCCTTCCTCGCCGCGGCCGCCTTCCCCTTCACCCAGTCCGACGACCAGTACGCGACGATCGGCGTCTACATCCTGATCTTCGCCACCGTCGCGCTCGGCCTGAACATCGTCGTCGGCCTCGCCGGCCTGCTCGACCTCGGTTACGTCGCCTTCCTCGGTGTCGGCGCCTACACCGCGGCCCTGGTCTCCGGTTCGACGTCCTCGCCGCTGCACGTCAACATGCCGTTCTGGGCCTCGGCGCTGTGCGGCGCGGCCGTCGCCATGGTGTTCGGCGTCCTGATCGGCGCCCCGACCCTGCGGCTGCGCGGCGACTACCTCGCCATCGTGACGCTCGGCTTCGGTGAGATCTTCCGCATCACCGTCCTCAACATGGACGGCACCTCGGGCCCGGACGTCACCAACGGCTCCAACGGCATCTCCTCGATCCCGAACCTGAACATCCTCGGCTTCGACTTCGGCCAGGAGCACCAGCTGTTCGGCGCCACCGTCGGCCGGTTCGCGAACTACTTCCTGCTGATGCTGCTCATCACGCTCATCGTCGTGGTGGTGTTCCGGCGCAGCAGCGACTCCCGCATCGGCCGCGCCTGGATCGCCATCCGCGAGGACGAGACGGCGGCGCTCGCCATGGGCATCAACGGCTTCCGGGTCAAGCTCATCGCCTTCGCCCTGGGCGCCTGCATGGCCGGCCTCGCCGGTTCCGTCCAGGCCCACGTCACCTACACGGTGACCCCGGAGCAGTACCAGTTCGCCCACGTGGTGCCGCCCAACTCGGCGTTCCTGCTGGCCGCGGTGGTGCTCGGCGGCATGGGCACCATCTCCGGCCCGCTGGTCGGCGCCTCGCTGCTGTACCTGATCCCGGCCAAGCTCCAGTTCCTGGGCGACTACCAGCTGTTCGCCTTCGGTGTCGCGCTCGTCCTGCTGATGCGCTTCCGCCCCGAGGGCCTCATCCCCAACCGGCGCCGCCAGCTCGAATTCCACGAAGAGACCGAAGCGCCCGCCGTCCTCAGCAAGGCAGGGGCCTGA
- a CDS encoding ABC transporter ATP-binding protein, translated as MTTDTTTQDAAPGASAPGEVVLDARGVTMRFGGLTAVRGVDLTVNSGEIVGLIGPNGAGKTTFFNCLTGLYVPTEGEVRYKGNVLPPKSFKVTAAGIARTFQNIRLFANMTVLENVLVGRHTRTKEGLWSALLRGPGFHRAEKASRERAMELLAFVGLERKAEHLARNLPYGEQRKLEIARALASEPGLLLLDEPTAGMNPQETRATEELVFAIRDMGIAVLVIEHDMRFIMNLCDRVAVLVQGEKLIEGDSATVQGDERVVAAYLGEPFEEAPGDEEAAEVEAAEAQAGAAADTATTTDADTTTDAAPGKENDR; from the coding sequence ATGACCACCGACACCACCACCCAGGACGCCGCACCCGGCGCGTCCGCCCCCGGCGAGGTCGTGCTCGACGCCCGCGGCGTCACGATGCGCTTCGGCGGCCTGACCGCCGTGCGGGGCGTCGACCTGACCGTCAACAGCGGCGAGATCGTCGGTCTGATCGGCCCCAACGGCGCCGGCAAGACCACCTTCTTCAACTGCCTGACGGGCCTGTACGTGCCCACCGAGGGCGAGGTCCGCTACAAGGGCAACGTCCTGCCGCCGAAGTCCTTCAAGGTCACCGCGGCCGGTATCGCCCGCACCTTCCAGAACATCCGGCTGTTCGCCAACATGACGGTCCTGGAGAACGTGCTCGTCGGCCGGCACACCCGCACCAAGGAGGGCCTGTGGTCCGCGCTGCTGCGCGGTCCGGGCTTCCACCGCGCGGAGAAGGCCTCCCGCGAGCGGGCCATGGAACTGCTGGCGTTCGTGGGTCTGGAGAGGAAGGCCGAGCACCTGGCCCGCAACCTCCCCTACGGCGAGCAGCGCAAGCTGGAGATCGCCCGGGCGCTGGCCAGCGAGCCCGGTCTGCTGCTCCTCGACGAGCCGACGGCCGGCATGAACCCGCAGGAGACCCGGGCCACCGAGGAACTGGTCTTCGCCATCCGGGACATGGGCATCGCCGTCCTCGTCATCGAGCACGACATGCGCTTCATCATGAACCTGTGCGACCGGGTGGCCGTGCTCGTGCAGGGCGAGAAGCTGATCGAGGGCGACAGCGCGACCGTCCAGGGCGACGAGCGGGTCGTCGCCGCCTACCTCGGCGAGCCGTTCGAGGAGGCTCCCGGCGACGAGGAGGCCGCCGAGGTCGAGGCGGCCGAGGCGCAGGCCGGGGCCGCGGCGGACACCGCAACCACGACGGACGCCGACACCACGACGGACGCCGCGCCCGGCAAGGAGAACGACCGATGA